In Zingiber officinale cultivar Zhangliang chromosome 3B, Zo_v1.1, whole genome shotgun sequence, a single window of DNA contains:
- the LOC121968099 gene encoding translation initiation factor IF-2 has protein sequence MACTIDFRRLDEGLGGQKNKRKRLDPIGDGVPESMDVDLSIAADPPAKRPALPSLDNPEKPAFGRPTYDGVIAGRVSGRKWKQPRTQRASAAAVSLRGTTFELRNKEKELKRAYKERMTELKEEIRRNKEEKRKKREEREKRKRENTLRTGTKFQKITNPKTLKKIAKSKQRKQLKVIPDELLQNKVGGKTK, from the coding sequence ATGGCCTGCACCATCGACTTCCGCCGCCTCGACGAAGGCCTCGGCGGGCAGAAGAACAAGCGGAAGCGCTTGGATCCCATCGGAGATGGTGTTCCTGAATCAATGGACGTCGACCTCTCGATCGCCGCTGACCCTCCCGCCAAGCGTCCCGCCCTTCCCTCCCTCGACAACCCGGAGAAGCCCGCCTTCGGAAGACCCACCTACGACGGTGTCATCGCCGGCAGGGTGTCTGGCCGCAAATGGAAGCAGCCTCGCACTCAGCGCGCCTCCGCTGCCGCCGTTTCCCTGCGCGGGACGACCTTCGAACTTCGGAACAAGGAGAAGGAGCTCAAGCGTGCGTACAAGGAGCGGATGACGGAGCTGAAGGAGGAGATCCGGCGGAACAAGGAGGAGAAGCggaagaagagggaggagagggagaagaggaagCGAGAGAACACTTTGAGGACGGGGACCAAGTTTCAGAAGATCACCAACCCTAAGACCTTGAAGAAAATCGCCAAGTCGAAGCAGAGGAAGCAGCTCAAGGTGATACCCGACGAGCTTCTCCAAAACAAAGTCGGTGGTAAGACGAAGTGA